The stretch of DNA caagggttcgaaccccagtcATGGCGTCCCAcctagcaatttcgacatttcagCCTATTTTACTAGACTccataattcaaaaattaaactaGAACTAGCAGCAATTAACAACAATCAGAAttaacaacaaattaattacaataataagaaaacaaaagattGGCTTACGCTGCGAATCCAAGATTAAGAAGTGAAGATTTCGCCGTCAAAATCCGAATAACAACTTCAAACTTCGACGCAAAACCACCACCATTAGACCTAGTTTTATACTCATAACCACTCCCACTTCTACCATGTCCATAACTATATTGAGAGTAATAATAGTTACCACTGTTACCGCCGGCACTTTGTCTTCCGGCACCGGACCGCCACCGGTAATTGTAATCGGCGCGTTTACGATCATCCATGAGAACTTCGTATGCTTCAGAAACCTGCTTGAATTGAAGTGTAGCGTTATCTTTAACGGATTTCGGTGATTGAGAATGCTTATCTGGATGAAATTGAAACGCTAATTTTTTGAATGCTGCTTTGATTTCTTCTTTTGAAGCTGTTTTGTGTAAACCTAAAACCTTGTAATGATCCATTGATATGGTGTTTATGGTGTTTGTGTGTGtggatttgatttgatttgggatcaaattttgtttttagggatttttttttgtttaattttcttGGGGGAATTTTCTCGGGAAAGTGGTGAGTGAAAATGgaagggaagaagaagaagttatCCATGGCGCGAAGAATTGAGTCGTGGCTGTGTTGTGACCTCTTCTTTGTCTTCTTTTGATTCTCTCGTGGCAATTTTTTGGAGGAAAAGTTTGAAATTTCTTGAAATTGAGGACTAAAGTGCAATTAAAATcttgattttgaaattaaatagataatttttttggaccaaacttatgtacagttccatatacacggttcttactgtgctagatacatggtggagttatttttatttaaaaataattttctttttcttttattaattaaaaaatataaataactatctttttgtgagaggaacggGAAAAACTGTatctaaagaaatgcatataagttttgtcctaatttttttttagtattctcttattttaattataatcaaTTGCAGCTCCATGTTGATTCATTGGTGGTGGTATTGAATCTTGCATCTCAAAATGAATGGATCATTTGTCGGTTGAAGTTTAATGCAAAATATTTGCAGTATACTTCGTATTGATTGGAAAGTTAGAATTTGCTAGTCATATAAAGAACTTCAAATGGTTAGTGAGCATATCAGAAActactttttttataagttcttcTAATATCTCATAAGATAAGTCTAATATAAGCTATTTCAAAGGCTCTCTCAATTGAAATACAATTTAACTCATTTAACACATCTCTTGTCTACACATTtagctatttgacaacactttgtcCAAAATCACGCATCACAGAACAATATTGGCACTTTGTCCAAAATCGCGTATCACAGAACAATATCGTTTGATAAAATTCTGCCgcgccgctatttgacaacaaagTACTTAAGTCAGACACTTTTTAAGGTACAACACTCCCTGGACTATAAGAATATATTTTCTCAAGTCAAAATTTCACACAAACTATGTCATGTGAAAGTTTTGGATCTACTTTTTTCTTCATAACTACTCAATAGGGTAAGgttttatacatattttatgAAGAAATAGATATATACAAAATTTTAACATGTCATGTGAAATTTTAACATGAGAGAATTACACAACACAACCATATCTACTATACAACAACACAACAGCTTTCTATTCGGCTTACTCGTGTCGTTCATTGTTCAGATTCAAAATTGTCTTCTTGACTATGCTCAATTTGCTGAGTTCTTTGTTCCGGAACAAGCTGGCCAACTTTTGGATACTTGTCTATGAATTTATATTCCCAATCCTCTAAAATTGCGAGCTCTGACTCGTCCAAACCTTCGAGGTTCCCGTTAATATCTTGAGGTTTAAAAGACAGAAGAGCAAGGGCTCGGCTACATTCCTTTCCAGCAAACATTGTATACGATCCTCCTGGACCATAAAAATTCCTGCATATATATGATCAAGCAAAGTCTATCAGCTCATTTGGGAGAAAACAACAGTTCAAACTACATTAATATAACAAGGAACCACGCAGTGTTCATATTCTAAAACACAACAGTGCTATAGAGTCACTATggccactatttgacaacattttgtatTGAATAGCTATTGTGGAACAATagcgatttgttcaaattcctaTACGCTATACTCTGCTATAGCACCACTATAGCAGCTATTCAACAACATTGGAATTGCCGCATTCTAAACTATTATGATTATGCTTGACAATGATGAAAAAGGTATAACTGAAGGAAATAGATGGAGTATTCAACTCATTATAAGCAAGCAGAGGTAGGTTTCaggaagcaaaaaaaaattgcttcacaATAAGTAACTATATATTTACTTATAAATCAAACCATAAAATTTGGCATGATCAGAGTGAATTCAACTCAAACAAGTGCTCCAACCTTCAACTAAGAAATCATCCATCCACGCAAATATTGTGCATGATTGAATTCTAAAAATGCATAGTGCATGATAATAGAATGATATGCCAgcaatataccaaaaaaaaaaaaaaacgaatgaTATGCCAGCATTTTAGTGCATGTTCAGATCATTAATGCAAGCAAGTCCTAAGACAATTTACAGATTTTGTAAAGTTTAACAAGATATTTCTCAGGTACAATAACACTTATTCCAAACTATGgattaagggcccgtttggaatAGCTTATTTTTTACCTTAAGCAAAAcaacttaagaaaataaataagtttttcaaggtagttaatgaaaaaaatagcttataaaaataccgTTTTCGTTAGTGGAAActtatatattaacataaaaacttatttatttgcataagttgttttgcataagctcaaaaataagctattcCAAATGGACCCTAAGGGTTATTGTCCTCAGAAATATCTCTTAAGCACATGTCACTAGAGGTGTCCTGAGAAATATTTTGAGAGAGTAAACCTTCAAGTTAATTTTCTTAAACACGTGTCGCTAGAGGTGAAGGTGAATATGAGAGGTGAACGCAAGCAATCTTTATTATTCCATTCAACTTAGGTATCAAATAAAGCTTTGTGGCTGATTTATTTCTAACCAAATTATTCCGTAATTTAGTCTTC from Trifolium pratense cultivar HEN17-A07 linkage group LG5, ARS_RC_1.1, whole genome shotgun sequence encodes:
- the LOC123887007 gene encoding chaperone protein dnaJ 72, which codes for MDHYKVLGLHKTASKEEIKAAFKKLAFQFHPDKHSQSPKSVKDNATLQFKQVSEAYEVLMDDRKRADYNYRWRSGAGRQSAGGNSGNYYYSQYSYGHGRSGSGYEYKTRSNGGGFASKFEVVIRILTAKSSLLNLGFAAAILGVMIVVDTSGESLWKMQNSGKSFEEAMNTIEKTKSYKEDNTNERP